The following DNA comes from Burkholderia sp. HI2500.
CGCACGCAGGTCGGCCAGCAGCGCTTCGTTGCCCTGATGCATCACGTGCAGGTAGGCGAGGCCGAGCCGGTCGAGTTCCGTCGCGAGGTGGCGATACAGGTCCGGCCCTTCCGCCCCTTCGTCGAGGCCGCCCAGCGTATTGCCGGGCGATACGCGGATGGCCGTGCGATCCGCGCCGATCTCGTCGGCGATCGCCGTGGCGACCTCGATCGCGAAGCGCGCGCGGTTCTCGATCGAGCCGCCGTACGCGTCGGAGCGCGTGTTGGCATTCGGCGCGAAGAACTGCTGGATCAGGTAGCCGTTCGCACCGTGAATCTCGACACCGTCCGCGCCCGCCTCGATCGCGCGGCGCGCGGCGATGCGGAAGTCGTTCACGGTCTCGCGCACTTCGTCGAGCGTCAGCGCGCGCGGCGCGGGGATGTCCAGCATCCCCTTCATCGTGAACATCTGCGCATTCGGCGCGATCGCCGACGGCGCGACGGCCTGCCGGTGATGCGGCGTATTGTCGGGATGCGACATGCGCCCGACGTGCATCAACTGGATGAACAACCGGCCTCCATGTGCATGCACGCGGTCGCTGATCGCCTTCCAGCCGGCGACGTGCGCGTCGGTATAGATGCCGGGCGTCGTCAGGTAGCCTTGCCCGTCGTCCGACGGCTGCGTGCCTTCGCTGACGATCAGGCCGACGCTCGATCGCTGCGCGTAATACTCGGCGGCCCATTCGCCGGGCGTGCCGTCGAAGGCGGCGCGGCTGCGGGTCATCGGCGCCATGACCAGGCGGTTTTCCAGCGTATATCGGCCCACGCGGACCGGGGTGAACAGTTGGCTCATGATGCGTCAGCTCCTCGAGATTCGGGATAGCGGCGCCGGGTCGGTGCCGCCTCGGGCGCCGGCCGCGCACGGGTGTGCCGACCTCGCCTCCACACACCCATCATCCATTGCTTCCTTTTCGGGATAAACCGGGTAATCTGGATAACATTGATCCATTGATGGAGCAGTGGGCATGGAACTGCTGAACGACATGGCGCTGTTCGTCGAAGTCGTGAAGGCGAAGGGTTTTCGCAGTGCGGCCGAGACGCTGGGGATGCCGAACTCGACGCTGTCGCGGCGCATCAGTGCGCTGGAGAAGGCGATCGGGCTGCGGCTGCTGCATCGCACGACGCGCCGGATCGAGCTGACCGAGGCCGGCCAGCTCTATTTCGAGCGCTGCAAGCGCATCGTCGACGAGGCGCGGCTCGCGCACGAGCAGCTCGGCGGGTTGCTGGCGGAGCCGACCGGCGTATTGCGCGCGTCGTTTCCGGTCGATTTCGCGGTGACCTACCTGGCGCCGCTGATCGTCGATTTCTCGACGCATTACCCGAAGCTGACATTCGATTTCGAGCTGACGTCGCGGCGGGTCGATCTGGTGAGCGAACCGTTCGACGTGGCGATCCGCTTGGGCGAATCCGACGATTCTCAACTGATCGCGCGGCGGCTGGCCACGCTCGGGAACTACCTGTATGCGTCGCCCGGCTATCTCGCGCGCGAGGGCGAGCCGCGCACGCCGGACGACCTGGCACGGCACGCGTGCCTCAGCCTGGCGAGGGCCGGCACGTGGACGCTGCATGACGGCACGCAATCCGTCGCGGTGCCAGTGAGCAGTCGTTTCGCGGGAAACAGCGTCGGCATGCTGCGGCGCCTGGCCACGCTCGATGCGGGCATCATCGTGCTGTCCGAGGCGATCGTCGCGGACGACCTGGCCGCCGGCCGGCTGCGCCGCGTGATGCCCGCATGGGAGGGCGAGCCGATTCCGGTCTACGCGATGACGGAAACGCGGCTGCTGCCCGCGAAGACGCAGCATTTCATCGAGTTCTTGCGGGAGCGCTTCGCGCAGGCGTGACGGGCGGGTAGCCGTTCGTCGTTCAGTTCTGCGCCGGTGGCGGTGCGTCCAGCTGCGCTTCCCATTTCTTCAGGATGCGCACGCGTGCCTGGCTGAAATCGACCCAGCAGTTCATCCGCGCGTCTTCCGGGATCATCTGCTGCGGATTGGCGGCTTTCACGTAGTCGCAGGTGTCGTCGGCGAAGCGGGTCCAGCTTGCCTGCGACTTCGCGAGCGCGCTGGCGGCATCGGGGTTGCGCTGCTTGAGCTTGTGCTCGAGCGACCGGTACGCGCGCTCGACGGCCTGATCGTTCTGACCGAGTACGCAGGTCCGCACGTCGTTCATCGTCAGCGCGTGTTTCTCGCAATCGACGGCGGCAAACGCGGTGGTGTGGCCGATCGCCAGCGCGGCGACGGCAAGGAAGCGGGTGGCGTGGCGCATGCGCGTCGATCGAAGGGGGAGACTAGTTGGCGCGGGCCGACGTCGGGCTCGTCCTTTCGCTGACCGGCACCATGCGGGCCTTCGCATCGTTTGCGGGATTCACGGGATTCGAGGCTTTCACGTCGTCGTCAGGTTCAAGCACGAAGCGGAACGAATCGACGCGCTGCATCACCTTCGCCGCATACGCGTTCGAACCGCCGCTGTAGCTCCTCAGTCCGGCCCGCACGTCGCCACCGGCCGCCCTCACGTAGCCCGACAGGATCGCGGAGCCGACTTCGACGTTCGCGTTCGGGTCGGTCAGGTCCTTCACGTTGCGCACCAGGCCGCGGTGCGCGGTCGGCACGACCTGCATCAGCCCGGTCGCGCCATGCTGGCCGCGCGCCTTTTCCTGGAAGCGCGATTCGATCGAAATAATGGCGTAAACGAGTGCGGGAGGCAGCGAATATTTCGTCGCAGTGACGCTCACGATATCGGCGAGCTTCGCGGCCCGTTCCTTCGCGACGCCGAACTTCTTCGTCAGGTAGGACGTGATGCGGCGGTTTGCTTCGTTCGGCTGATCGTTGGCGTCGGCGAGCGGCGCGGAGGCGACGGACGGCGCCGATGCGGCTGCTTCGGGCGCGGACGCAGGCAGTGCGGGCGCTTGCTGCGCCGACGCCTGTTGCGCGATGCCGAGCGAAAGCACGATCAGCCAGAGAAACCGTCGCATGGTGGAGTGCGGGGAATGGGAAGGCGCCTAGTATATCGGCCAATTGCCGCCGGTGGTCGAGTGCCGGTTCGAATGAAAGCGGCATGTAGGCTTGTGTCGCGGCGAGCCGATCGAGGAACCGATCGTTGCGCGGACACGCATCGGAGTCCGGACGAACGCTAGTTGATGATCTCGCCGATGCCGGTTTCGATGCGGATTCTGAGCTGCTGGATGAACGCCGGATCGTAGGGTTCCCAGCTTTCGAGTTCGCCGACGATCTTCAAAGGCGATGTGCTCCGGTACGATCGCGTCGGATTGCCCGGGAATTTCTTGTCCGTGACGTTCGGGTCGTTTTCGAATTCGCCGGTGGGTTCGACGATGTAGACCCGCGGTCGGCCGTCGCCTTTGGCCATTTCCGCAGCCAGGCCGGCGCCTTTGGGCAGGGCCGTGAAGTAGATGTGATTCATCACGACGTCGTCGCGATAATTCGATCGGAAGCCTGCCGTCAGCAAATCGCCGATCCGCAAATCCGCTTTCGTGCCATGAAAAAACGGGCCGGTGTCCGAAACGGTCATGGTTTCTCCTTCCAAAAGTCGCGCAACGGCTTCTACGCGCGGCGTGCGGCTGCCACCCGTGCAATCGCGCCGATCGCATCGCTGACGAGCACCGCGAGCAGCCCGACGATCACGCCGCCCTGCAGCACGAACGCGGTGTTCGACGTCTGCAGCCCCGCGATGATCACGTCGCCGAGCCCGCGCGCGGCGACCGTCGAGCCGATCGTCGCGGTGCCGAGATTGATCACGACCGCGAGCCGCACCCCATTGACGATCACCGGAAACGCGAGCGGCAGCTCGACCGACACCAGTTGCTGCCAGCCGCTCATCCCCATCCCGCGCGCGGCGTCGACGACGTCGCGCGGCACGTCCTCGAGCCCCGCGATCGTGCTTTCGAACACGGGCAGCAGCCCATACAGCACGAGCGCGATCAGCACGGGCTTCAGGCCGAAGCCGACGGCCGGCACCGCGAGCGCGAGCACCGCGACGGGCGGGAAGGTCTGGCCGATGTCGACGACGCTGCGCGCGAGCGGCAGGAAATCCGCGCCCCACGGCCGCGTGACCGCGATGCCGGCCGCGACCGCGACGATCGTGCCGATCACGCTCGACAACGCGACCGTGCCGAGATGCGCCAGCGTGAGGTCGAGCAGGCTCGCGCGATCGTAGATGACCGGCGCGCCGTTGTCCGCGAACGGCGCGAACAAGCCTTGCAGCCAGGCGGGTCGCAACAGCAGCACGAGCAGTAGCGCGAGCGCGGCCGCGCGTGCGAGGTAGGCGGGAAGTGCCGACCGCCCGGGCCGCGTGCTGCCGTGCGTCGTCATGCGGGCTTCCTTGCGTGCGCACGGATCGCATCGAGCGTGATGCGGCGCGTGTTGCGGCCGTCGCCATCTTCCACCGGAAGCACATCGACACCGCGCCACAGCAGCTCCGACACCGCATCGCGCAGCGTGCGCGTCGCGGCGATCGGTTCGCCGTCGGCATGACCGGGTTCGGCCACCGCGTCGATCGGCGTCAGCGCGAGCAGGCGCAGCGGCCGGTCGACGCCGGCGACCAGCTGTTCGACGACGCCGGCTGCCGGCTTGCCGAGAATCTCGGCCGGCGCAGCGACCTGCAGCAGCCGGCCGCCGTCCATCACCGCGATCGTGTCGCCGAGCTTCAGCGCTTCCTCGATATCGTGCGTGACGATCACGACCGTGATGCCGAGGCGGCGCTGCAAGGCAAACAGGTCGTCCTGCGCCTTGTTGCGGATGATCGGATCGAGCGCGCCGAACGGCTCGTCCATCAGCAGCATCGCGGGCTCGGCCGCGAGCGCACGCGCCACGCCGACGCGCTGTTGCTGCCCGCCCGACAGTTCGTGCGGCAGCTTGTCCGCGAACTCGGCCGGCGCGAGATGAAACAGATCGAGCAATTCGTTCACGCGCGCGTCGATGCGATCGGCCGTCCAGCCGAGCAGGCGCGGCACGGTCGCGATGTTGCGCGCGACGCTCCAGTGCGGAAACAGCCCGTGCCCCTGGATCGCATAGCCGATGCCGCGACGAAGCTGCTCGGGCGCAACGGTGGCCGTATCGACACCGTCGATGCGGATCGTGCCGCTGGTGGGCGCGATCAGCCGGTTGATCATGCGCAGCAGCGTCGACTTGCCGCTGCCCGATGCGCCGACGAGCGCGGTGATCGTGCCGCGCTCGATCGTCAGCGAGACGTCGTCGACGGCGACGATATCGCCGAAGCGTTTGCCCGCACGTTCGATCTCGATCATCCTGCACGCCCCTTCGCGAGCGTGGTCGCGGCTTCGAATATGACGGCCGCCACCAGCGCGAGCGCGATCGTCGGGATCGCGCCGAGCAGCACGAGATCGGCGGCCGATTGCCCGATCCCCTGGAAGATGAAGGTGCCGAAGCCGCCGCCGCCGATCAGCGCGGCGACCGCGGTCAGCCCGATGTTCTGCACGAGCACGATGCGCACGCCGCTCAGGATCACCGGCAGCGCAAGCACGAGATCGACGCGCAGCAACCGCTGCGCGCGCGTCATCCCCATCGCGCGCGCCGCTTCGGTCACGTGCGGCGGCACCTGGCCGAGCCCGACCACGACGCTCGACGCGATCGGCAGCAGCGAATACAGGAACAGCGCAAGCACGGCAGGAGCGACGCCGATGCCGCGGATGCCGAGCGCGGCCGCAAGCGGCACGTGTGCGGCGAGCAAACCGAGCGGCGCCATCATCAGCCCGTACATCGCGATGCTGGGGATCGTCTGCACGATATTGAGCACGGGCATCGCGACGGTACGCACCGCCGCGATGCGCGCACAGGCGATGCCGAGCGGCACGCCCGCGACGAGCGCGGCCGCCACCGAGCCGCCGGTGAGCGACACGTGCCGGATCGCCTCGATCCAGAAGTCGTCGCTGCGCACCGCGTATTCGCGCATCACGGAAAGTCCGTCCCACCAGCCGCTCGCGAGCGGCACCGAAATCGCTGCTATCGCGACGACGAGCGCGGCGAGGCGCCGCCACGGGCCGAATGCGAGCCGCGCGAGCGCATCCGCGACGAGCACGGCCCACGCGAACAGCAGCAGCCAGACGCCGGAGGAGGGCGATACGCGGGCGAGCGTGTCGTCAGGCGCGACGAGGTGCGTCGCGGCCGCGCCGACCGCGTACGCGAGCGTGGCGAGCCACGCGCAGCCGGCCATGAGGCGCCACGCGGGGCGGCTGGCCATCATCGCCCACAGCGCGCCGACGATCCACAGCGCGGCGAACCCGGCGCCCTGCAGGGCCGGCAGCGCGGCGAACACCGACAGGTCGGTGCCGGCCGCGATGCGGTTCGGCCGCAGCACCGCGAACGGCAGGCCGAGCACGGCGACGATCGTCAGGACCCCGATCAGGATGCCGACCTTGTCCGCCGTGATGCGCCGCGCGGACGCTGCCGCGCGATCGGTCATTTAACGAAGCCCTTCGCTTTCAGGTAGCTTTTCGCGACGCCGGCGGCCGGTTCGCCGTTGATCTGGATGCGCGCGTTCAGCGTCTGCAGCGTCTTCAGGTCGAGGCTCGCGAACACGGGCTTCAGGTAGTCGGCGATCTGCGGGTGCGCTTTCAGCACGGCTTCGCGGATCACCGGCGCAGGCGCGTAGACGGGCTGCACGTGCTTGTCGTCGTCGAGCACCGCGAGGCCGCTCGACGAGATGCCGCCGTCGGTGCCGTAGACCATCGCGGCATTCACGCCGTCGGTCTGGTTCGCTGCGGCCTTGATGGTCGCGGCCGTGTCGCCGCCGGACAGCACGACGAGCTGGTCGGGCTTCAGCTTGAAGCCGTACGCCTTCTCGAACGACGGCAGCGCCGACGCGCTGTTCACGAATTCGGCCGACGCCGCGAGCTTCACCTTGCCGCCGCCGGCCACCCACTTGCCAAAATCGGAGAAGGTCTTCAGGTGCTGCGACTGCGCGACCGGTGCGAGCAGGGCGACGCCCCACGTGTTGTTCGCGGGCGCCGGGGTGAGCCAAACGAGATGGTTCGCCGCGTAGTCGAGCTGCTTCGCGGTGTCGTAGCCCTGGCTCGCGTTCTTCCACAGCGGATCGTCCGCCTTGTTGAAGAAGAACGCGGCGTTGCCGGTGTATTCGGGGTAGACGTCGATCTCGCCGCTCGTGAGCGCCTTGCGCACGATCGGCGTGGTGCCGAGCGCGATCTTTTCGGTGACGGGAATGCCGTGGGCCTTCAGCACCTGCGCGATGAGGTTGCCGAGCAGGTTGCCTTCGGTGTCGATCTTCGACGACACCACGACGGGCGTGTCGGCATGCGCGCCGGGCGCGACGATCGCGGCGGCGAGCGCGAGGCCCAGGATCCGGGCGGGCAGGGCGAGCTTCATACGGGCCAATCTCCAGGACGAGGGCGTACGCCGAAAGTTACTTGACTGAGCCGGCTTTGGCAAACCACGTGCGGCGGCGTGCCCACAGCCCGTGTGGGGATTACCCGCATCCGTGTGGCAGGCTTGTTACACTGAATCCGTTCCCGCCTTGCCGACACTTCCTGACATGAAGCCCGAGTTGCTGGTTCTCATCGCATTGCGCGGCGACGCGCATCGCGAGATCGCCGCGTCGTTCGACGTGCGCTACGCCCCGACATCCGACGAACGCGAACGTGCGATCGCCGAACACGGCGGCACGATACGCGCGGTGCTGACCAACGGCAGCACGGGGCTCACCGCCGCCGAAATCGATCGTCTTCCGCAACTCACGTTCGTCAGCGCGCTCGGCGCCGGCTACGAGCACATCGATGTCGCCCATGCGAAGACGCGCGGCGTGACCGTGGTCACGGGCGCCGGCACCAACGACGATTGCGTGGCCGATCATGCGTTCGCGCTGCTGCTCGCGGCCGTGCGCAACGTCGTGCAGCTCGATGCGAAAACCCGTGCGGGCGTGTGGCGCGACGGCCTGGCGATGCCGCCGAACGTGTCGGGCAAGAAGCTCGGCATCGTCGGGCTCGGCAAGATCGGCGAGAAGTGCGCACGCCGCGCGGCCGGCTTCGACATCGAGATCGGTTATCACAACCGGTCGGAGAAGAACGTCCCTTACCGCTATTTCGATCGCGTCGACGCGCTCGCGCAGTGGGCCGATTTCCTGATCGTCGCGACGCCGGGCGGCGCGGGCACGCGGCACCTGATCGATCGCGCGGTGCTCGACGCGCTCGGCCCCGGCGGGTTCGTCGTCAACGTGTCGCGCGGCAGTGTTGTCGATACCGCTGCTTTGGCGGACGCGTTGCGTGAAGGACGCATCGCGGGCGCGGGGCTCGACGTGTACGAAGGCGAACCCGAGCCGCCGCGCGCGCTGACGGATCTCGACAGCGTCGTGCTGACGCCGCACATGGGCGGCTGGTCGCCCGAGGCGCTCGATCGGTCGGTGCGGCAGTTCATCGACAATGCCGAGCGGCACTTTTCAGGGCGGCCGGTGTTGACGCCGGTGTGAGCGGCGCCGGGACGATGATTCGCCGCCCACCGTTTCGTCCGGGATCGATGTCGGCGTGAGAGGCGTCCCGCGACGGTCGAGGGCGGGTGCGCAGCGCTATCGATCGATACGCAGCACGAGCTTGCCGGTCGTGCCGCCCGACTCGAGCGCCACATGCGCGTCGACGATCGCGTCGAGCGCATAGCTGCCCCCGATCAGCGGCTTCAGTGCACCGGTGGCCAGCAAGCCGAACAGCTCGCCGAGCGTTTGCTGCACGACGTGATCGGCGAGGAACGCATGCAACGCGAAACCCGACAGCGAGCGGCAGCCGAAGATGAGCGCGTTCATCAGGCTGTCATCGACCGCAAGCAACTGGCCGCTTGCCGCGCCATAGGCGACGAAGCGACCGTGCGGCGCAAGGCTGGACGCCAGCGTGCGGGCCACGGCGCCACCGATCGAATCGAACACGACGTCGGGGCCCGTGCCGCCGGTTGCGGCGCCGAGTCGATCGACCCACGCGTCGTCGCGATAGCTCACGGCCTGATCGGCACCGAGCGCCCGCACCGTCGATAGCTTCTCCGTGGAACCGGCCAGGCCGACGATCGTCCTGGCGCCGTCGAGTCTCGCCAGCTGGATGAGCATCGAACCGACGCCGCCGGCTGCGGCGGTGATGGCGACGGATCGTGCGGCCACCGGCGTCTCGCGCAGCAGCATGCGGGCGACCAGCCCCTGCAGCATGACCGCGACGGCGTCGTCGTCCGAAACGGCGTCGGGAATCGCGACGATCAGCGGAGCGCGTACCGTCACATATTCGGCATAGCCGCCGGTTCCGCTCGTTGCGCCGAACAGCGCCGCGGCCACGCGATCGCCGACCTGGAAGTCCCGCACGTTCGCGCCGAGGGCTTCGACGGTGCCGACCGTTTCCGATCCCAATATCGCCGGCAACGTCGGCGCCGGCCCCGGATAGGTACCGGCGCGTTGCAGCGTTTCCGCGAAATTCAGTCCGATGCGCGTCACGCGCACGAGGACTTCGTCGGGAGCCGGTGTCGGGCGCTCGATCACGACCGGACGGAGTACGGACGGAGCGCCGAAATGATCGATCTGAATGGCATTCATGGTGTTCACGGGGAAATCTCGCTGGATGCGGGGGCGTTGCCCCCGGGATGTGTGAGGTGTCGGGCAGGACGCGGCGTCGGCCGGATCACTCCGGCAGGGATGCCCGATCGCCGCGATCGAACGAGGCGCGGCCCGCGCCGTTCAGCACGAGCGCGAGCAGGCCGCCCGTCATCGACAGGTTCATCATGAAGAAGGTCTGCTGCGTCTGGTCGCCGCCGCTATGGAAGATCACCGCGGCGATGACCGAAAAGATCGCGAGCCCGAGCGCGGCGAGTCGCGTCATGAAGCCGGCGATCAACGCGAGGCCGCCGGCG
Coding sequences within:
- a CDS encoding alkene reductase, whose protein sequence is MSQLFTPVRVGRYTLENRLVMAPMTRSRAAFDGTPGEWAAEYYAQRSSVGLIVSEGTQPSDDGQGYLTTPGIYTDAHVAGWKAISDRVHAHGGRLFIQLMHVGRMSHPDNTPHHRQAVAPSAIAPNAQMFTMKGMLDIPAPRALTLDEVRETVNDFRIAARRAIEAGADGVEIHGANGYLIQQFFAPNANTRSDAYGGSIENRARFAIEVATAIADEIGADRTAIRVSPGNTLGGLDEGAEGPDLYRHLATELDRLGLAYLHVMHQGNEALLADLRARWNGTLILNRPGRTRDAIGTDVTSGLADLEAYGQMVLANPDFVTRVKTGAPMNDARRETFFGGDARGYVDYPALDGAAAA
- a CDS encoding LysR family transcriptional regulator → MELLNDMALFVEVVKAKGFRSAAETLGMPNSTLSRRISALEKAIGLRLLHRTTRRIELTEAGQLYFERCKRIVDEARLAHEQLGGLLAEPTGVLRASFPVDFAVTYLAPLIVDFSTHYPKLTFDFELTSRRVDLVSEPFDVAIRLGESDDSQLIARRLATLGNYLYASPGYLAREGEPRTPDDLARHACLSLARAGTWTLHDGTQSVAVPVSSRFAGNSVGMLRRLATLDAGIIVLSEAIVADDLAAGRLRRVMPAWEGEPIPVYAMTETRLLPAKTQHFIEFLRERFAQA
- a CDS encoding lysozyme inhibitor LprI family protein; amino-acid sequence: MRHATRFLAVAALAIGHTTAFAAVDCEKHALTMNDVRTCVLGQNDQAVERAYRSLEHKLKQRNPDAASALAKSQASWTRFADDTCDYVKAANPQQMIPEDARMNCWVDFSQARVRILKKWEAQLDAPPPAQN
- a CDS encoding lytic transglycosylase domain-containing protein, with translation MRRFLWLIVLSLGIAQQASAQQAPALPASAPEAAASAPSVASAPLADANDQPNEANRRITSYLTKKFGVAKERAAKLADIVSVTATKYSLPPALVYAIISIESRFQEKARGQHGATGLMQVVPTAHRGLVRNVKDLTDPNANVEVGSAILSGYVRAAGGDVRAGLRSYSGGSNAYAAKVMQRVDSFRFVLEPDDDVKASNPVNPANDAKARMVPVSERTSPTSARAN
- the arr gene encoding NAD(+)--rifampin ADP-ribosyltransferase, whose amino-acid sequence is MTVSDTGPFFHGTKADLRIGDLLTAGFRSNYRDDVVMNHIYFTALPKGAGLAAEMAKGDGRPRVYIVEPTGEFENDPNVTDKKFPGNPTRSYRSTSPLKIVGELESWEPYDPAFIQQLRIRIETGIGEIIN
- a CDS encoding ABC transporter permease is translated as MTTHGSTRPGRSALPAYLARAAALALLLVLLLRPAWLQGLFAPFADNGAPVIYDRASLLDLTLAHLGTVALSSVIGTIVAVAAGIAVTRPWGADFLPLARSVVDIGQTFPPVAVLALAVPAVGFGLKPVLIALVLYGLLPVFESTIAGLEDVPRDVVDAARGMGMSGWQQLVSVELPLAFPVIVNGVRLAVVINLGTATIGSTVAARGLGDVIIAGLQTSNTAFVLQGGVIVGLLAVLVSDAIGAIARVAAARRA
- a CDS encoding ABC transporter ATP-binding protein, which translates into the protein MIEIERAGKRFGDIVAVDDVSLTIERGTITALVGASGSGKSTLLRMINRLIAPTSGTIRIDGVDTATVAPEQLRRGIGYAIQGHGLFPHWSVARNIATVPRLLGWTADRIDARVNELLDLFHLAPAEFADKLPHELSGGQQQRVGVARALAAEPAMLLMDEPFGALDPIIRNKAQDDLFALQRRLGITVVIVTHDIEEALKLGDTIAVMDGGRLLQVAAPAEILGKPAAGVVEQLVAGVDRPLRLLALTPIDAVAEPGHADGEPIAATRTLRDAVSELLWRGVDVLPVEDGDGRNTRRITLDAIRAHARKPA
- a CDS encoding ABC transporter permease, with product MTDRAAASARRITADKVGILIGVLTIVAVLGLPFAVLRPNRIAAGTDLSVFAALPALQGAGFAALWIVGALWAMMASRPAWRLMAGCAWLATLAYAVGAAATHLVAPDDTLARVSPSSGVWLLLFAWAVLVADALARLAFGPWRRLAALVVAIAAISVPLASGWWDGLSVMREYAVRSDDFWIEAIRHVSLTGGSVAAALVAGVPLGIACARIAAVRTVAMPVLNIVQTIPSIAMYGLMMAPLGLLAAHVPLAAALGIRGIGVAPAVLALFLYSLLPIASSVVVGLGQVPPHVTEAARAMGMTRAQRLLRVDLVLALPVILSGVRIVLVQNIGLTAVAALIGGGGFGTFIFQGIGQSAADLVLLGAIPTIALALVAAVIFEAATTLAKGRAG
- the osmF gene encoding glycine betaine ABC transporter substrate-binding protein OsmF, with the translated sequence MKLALPARILGLALAAAIVAPGAHADTPVVVSSKIDTEGNLLGNLIAQVLKAHGIPVTEKIALGTTPIVRKALTSGEIDVYPEYTGNAAFFFNKADDPLWKNASQGYDTAKQLDYAANHLVWLTPAPANNTWGVALLAPVAQSQHLKTFSDFGKWVAGGGKVKLAASAEFVNSASALPSFEKAYGFKLKPDQLVVLSGGDTAATIKAAANQTDGVNAAMVYGTDGGISSSGLAVLDDDKHVQPVYAPAPVIREAVLKAHPQIADYLKPVFASLDLKTLQTLNARIQINGEPAAGVAKSYLKAKGFVK
- a CDS encoding 2-hydroxyacid dehydrogenase, which encodes MKPELLVLIALRGDAHREIAASFDVRYAPTSDERERAIAEHGGTIRAVLTNGSTGLTAAEIDRLPQLTFVSALGAGYEHIDVAHAKTRGVTVVTGAGTNDDCVADHAFALLLAAVRNVVQLDAKTRAGVWRDGLAMPPNVSGKKLGIVGLGKIGEKCARRAAGFDIEIGYHNRSEKNVPYRYFDRVDALAQWADFLIVATPGGAGTRHLIDRAVLDALGPGGFVVNVSRGSVVDTAALADALREGRIAGAGLDVYEGEPEPPRALTDLDSVVLTPHMGGWSPEALDRSVRQFIDNAERHFSGRPVLTPV
- a CDS encoding quinone oxidoreductase family protein; protein product: MNTMNAIQIDHFGAPSVLRPVVIERPTPAPDEVLVRVTRIGLNFAETLQRAGTYPGPAPTLPAILGSETVGTVEALGANVRDFQVGDRVAAALFGATSGTGGYAEYVTVRAPLIVAIPDAVSDDDAVAVMLQGLVARMLLRETPVAARSVAITAAAGGVGSMLIQLARLDGARTIVGLAGSTEKLSTVRALGADQAVSYRDDAWVDRLGAATGGTGPDVVFDSIGGAVARTLASSLAPHGRFVAYGAASGQLLAVDDSLMNALIFGCRSLSGFALHAFLADHVVQQTLGELFGLLATGALKPLIGGSYALDAIVDAHVALESGGTTGKLVLRIDR
- a CDS encoding DoxX family protein — encoded protein: MIRSINRALYRTAAQTPTVNAILSVLVRTLIAGVYVGAGISKIFNYAGTEQYMAHMGVPGALLPLVIFVEVAGGLALIAGFMTRLAALGLAIFSVIAAVIFHSGGDQTQQTFFMMNLSMTGGLLALVLNGAGRASFDRGDRASLPE